The genomic stretch TAAGACCAACATATCACTATCTGCATTTACTTTATGTCTTTCAGAAAGAAAATTGTAAAACAGAAATTCCAGCATGTTTCAGGCTATATAGAGACAGCTGCCATAGCACAATTTGTCCACCAGAGTTCACTAAGAAGtccattttcaaaaatgtccCACATGGTACCAAAAATATATTGGTAACATGTAAGGAGGGGGTGCTTGTTATAAACgttattttctgttctgtgatttggttgttgttgtgtttataagcATCACTAACCTCTTGCCTTCCAGGTCAGAGAACCATTTGAGGTTGTCAGCGATGATGTGGTGATTTTCACATCCTGGACATGTCACTATGACGACACCTTTGTGGTAAGCTTGTTTGGATATTTTCTTCGAGGACCTCGTGGAgcaaacctgaaaaaaaaaaaaaaatccagttagtCAGGATTTAAAGGGTGTTTAAGGGCGTACTCACACTCGCCTGGATCACCATCAACTCCAACGCCTGCAGATtatacaaaacaaaagcactgaAACTGGCCCATCGACAACCACTACATCCATTCCATATCTGGCATACAAACCATTACACAAAGACACCAAGCAATAGCCCTCAAGTATCTATCATCTGCCAGAAACAACCCTGCCCTCCGGAAAAACCATCatggaagcacaacaaacagtcaacaccccccccccttgtcAAAGAAACCCAAGCAACTCGACCCTCCATAACCCAGTAGTTTCCTCCCAGCCGATACTGCCTGAACATTTATCACACATCATGCATCACGCCTAACACTGGAcccaacattaacatttaaaaaaaacacatcaaacaattAACAAAGACGGTCAATTTTAATATAAACAATTTTACACAGGTAAGATCCTTCATGAATATAAATGCTGcttgaatgtttttacacaTATTGAATACTGTATAATCACTTTCTGCTGGCACAACACTTAAACCAACacaatctctttttaaaaaggccatAAAAATCTTTGATATTAAGCCATTTTCGTTTCACCACTGCACCGTTTTAGATAAACATAATTTACTAAATTttggttcattttaaaaatgcatgttttatatcTATCAAATTTTGCACGgacttgctcctcctcctttgaagGACTTTATAAAGCTGAAGTCTGCCAGTGGGATTGGCACCCGGGGGGCCACAGCCCGAGAAGACTGTGAGGTCCCACACAGACGCACTACATTCAGacaatagaatagaatgtctttattgtcattatacaattgtacaacgaaatgatttggcttcacctttaaagtgcacacacatacaagcatccacagctaaaaacaacaaaagaagaaaaaaaaaaaaaaagaaaggaactctcattcaggtaggatgggcaatgtatggtaggagttatttacaggcggtagcataacagaatataaatagatattgcagaaatataaaataaatattgcacggTATGAAaggtaaaatgtaaaattgacAAACTGTTCTGTCAGTCATAATAACGAACTAAATGTTGGAATATTCTCCCACTCACAataagagacacacaaacatgtgcaaccttcaaaacacacctcaaacagtggacaaaaagaaaaccaagtctgtgaccacctttaacctttaaactctcttattgtcttgtgtcacttgtgcctttgtatgtgtctttctctgttacctgcctATAGGGACAACAGATtggaaactagcacttctgctataatctggcatttttacagctgtaattgttacagctgttcattaatatgcactgtccctaactaatacatgaataaataaataaataaagatgcaCACAGCCAGACAAATTGACAATTGATCATTTTGGTGCCTCGGTCTGCATGTGTCCTGTAAACCTCCTCAGCTGACAtaactgaacccacccacccaccctaTGGATAGATAAAGCCCTGAACTATCCCACCAGGATCCTGATGGTTCCGTCTCTCAGTGTCACACCAGGCACTTCAGAACATCTACTGTCAGAGCAAAGCGGTTCCGGTACCTCGCATGTGTAAACGAGTTGATAATGGGTTGACTGAACTTTTCCAATGGCGTCCTTTCGCACACTTGATGACGCTGAGAATCCTCTCGCACTGCCACGACACGTTTCATATCGCTCAGCCGGTAACAGTGTGCGGACACTCCGCCGGTCCACAGACGGGAACAGTCCCGGTGGTCCGAGGGCGCCACGGTGAAACGCAGCACGTGGTCTGAGCCGTGTTAAAAGACGAGGACGACACCGAAACAACCGACTGACGGGGAACATCTTCCTGGACGAGTCTCAACACACgtttggtacaaaaaaaacaataataattatgCAAAATCAACATGAACAGCAATGGACGTTTCGTCAGCGTGAGGTGTGTCGCGGTCTTGTGACGTCAGAGCGAACGTAATTTCACAgtaaggcaagtttatttacgtcgcacatttcaacgacaaggcaattcaaagtgtttcacactaatatttacagtctgtggtttcacacaagacatcaaaatcgttatgacagaggaaagaaaagaaacattaaaatagaacattaaaaaaattaattaaaaaaaaaaatcactggaattattaaatctgaacattataaaaataattttatgaaataataaaaaataaaataatttaaatgaaaaaataaaataatttaaatgaaattaattgaaataaataaagtaaaaatatttttttaaaagagttaaaagttacagtgcagagtaaaagtttaaaatcttattaaagctgtttagtGAAAGGCAGCTgtgaacaggtgtgtcttcaacctggatttaaaagagctgagagtttcagcacacctgcagttttctgggagtttgttccagatataaggagcatagaaactgaacgctgcttctccatgtttggttctgactctggggacagagagcagacctgtcccagacgacctgagcggtctggatggttcataattaatcaggaggtcactaatgtattttggctCTAAACCATTAAacgctttataaaccagctgcaggattttaaagtctattctctgacagactgggagccaagtgtaaagacctcagaactggactgatgtgatccattttcttggtcttggtgaggactctagcagcagcgttctggatcagctgcagttgtctgactgatgttttaggcttttaagtttttaagtttttccaggtcctgctgggacataagtcctctaattcttgatatgttCTTTAGGTGATAGCAGGCtgactttgtaattgtcttaatgtggcttttaaaattgaggtctgagtccatcactaCGCCCAGATTTCTTGCCTGGTCTGTGCTTTTAagtcttactgactgaagctgatCGCTGACTCTTAGTCGTTCctcctcctttgctccaaaaacaacaacctcagtgttgtctttgtttagctggagaacattaaacttaaaaataaaatgatccaTAAAGTTTTTCAAAATCATCCTGTGATCTGTTTGCATACGTGCAGCGTTTTGCTAATACAGTATTAATAAAATGGTTAGAAACATGTCAGTTGTGGAAAATTGGATGGGTACCATTTTAAAATACCTAtgagtattttcattttatgcaACTTCCATTCAATAATAGTTATATTTATTCCTCATTAATCttacagcagtttttttttaatgctaataTACTGTCACAAATACAATACTAAGCAATTTTATAGGTTTAACTAAAAAATGTTGGCCATTATAAAATATGGTCAGACTGGCCTGGACCTTCTACAAATTTAAATCACTGCTTACATGTACAAAATGATGAGCCAATTAATTAAAGTCAACATTAAAATACTtgaggaaaaataaattgtatatcAGCCTCTTAGTGGCAGTGTAagggtaaacaaacaaaaaagaaaaagacatctTAACAAGTTACAGGCAGTGCCTTTTTTACATATAATCAAATAAGCAGTATTCATCTGTTGTAGGCATTATTGTATTTGCATTGTATTATTGAAGGGTTGATGTATTTGTTGATGTACTGAAATATTTGTATACTCATATAATACTATGAATATTGTATTTCAAAACCAACAGCAGATGACAAAAATACTTTGATGTCAGCTCTTAGATTTAGATCTATCCACAGGCTGGAGTTGAACTTGGACtgccgcttggaagactacagcttccatacatggggggcgtgcgcactaaccaccgTGCCACAAGCTCCCCAAATGCTAGTATTTATGACACTGCTGCTAGACTATCTGATTTGGTGCACATTTTGGTTTTCACATCAAGCattcataactttttttttaaagaccttACTTGGAGGACACTTGTATTATTTAGTAAGAACATTCATCTCTGGAagtttacattgttttaaatgcatCTTTTCATAAATAGGTAAATAATGTTGAAATGAAGATGGTCACATTTACAACAATACTTTCTGTCATGAAGATGAGACTGTTTTGTGCATTGTACACCATATTCTGGATATTattattctgaaatgtttttaaaagctttacaGATGTCAAGAGGCTGcttttgagatgagattcaactttattgtcattacacatatacaagtatagagtaacgaaatgaggtttggcatctcaccagaagtgcaaataagcagaaagtgcaagagtctgtgctatgtacagtaattacaaaatttacagatgtagactaaaaaaagtgaattattaggtatatatggatggctggattaaggTTTAGGTTGTGTCGGAAGTGATTACATCAAGGTTTATTGTAATGTATTGATAATTGTAGCAATAGCCTATTTGCCATTCCTCACGCGTAAACAGGCTGGtaaagcaacttttttttaacatttgaatatcTACCAGCAACTGgcaattaaatattaaaattgaCCAACCTGAAGGAAATAGAAGTCTATATgattgtgtgtctctttttgaGTCCAGAATCTGGCCAGCAGATGTTGCTTGATTTCCAAACTCATTCTAACATTTTAAGAATTGCACACAACCAATCTGCAACAattagtaataaaaaaaagtaccagCATAACAACACAAGCATGACCCACACATCACTGAGTAATggggaaaagaaaggaaggaagcaaAGAAAAACCCTGCAAACAAATGTGTCGTGTACAATGTTTGAACTTACAAATATAGAATCAGAATCATGTTTACACATACATTTGCACAGTATAGAATCAAAAAGCCTACATTGGCTCTATGAACACAAATCACTTGTGCAAtattacaaataaagtaacataGCCTATTACAAATGAATGTTCAAATGGAAATATATTGGGTTAGTTTACATTACTGTTAATTTTACGTTCTATTCACGTAACAGATGAGCAaccctttgattttttttttttacattttggctCTTTGTTGCGTTACCTCCGTGCTTTTATTGTGACAGCGGCTTTACTTCCGCCAGTAtcgtgcagcagcagcagcagcagcagcaggcagcagcCAGCAGTCGACTTCGCGCGAGCCGTCGGCCCGTGCCTTCATGTGCGGTTTTCTCCTCCGTCACTGTCGTACGGGGGGGCTCCGGCCCGGTGTCCGACCTGCCACAGCCGCTGAGAAACGTTTGAGAAATGTGTCACCCGTGTGCGGAGGAGGCGAGAGACAGCAGCTTTAATAAAACAGGTGggtcttttattcattttttaaatttttccTAATGTGTGGTTGACTGCCTGACTGCCTGACTGGCTGGGCTGAGTGTGATTTCCCTGCCGCAGTTTGCTCACTGGGCATCGGTATGAGACATCGTTTCTGACTGTTGACTGTTGTTGTGGAGAAGCCCTCCTCATGAAAGGTCGCTCAATGGGTTAGATTACATGTTGTTTCATCAGACTGCATTACTGTCAAGGCTCTAAAATCACCGAAGAATGATTAATTAAATACTCCCGGTCGTATATTTCTGTCCACTGTTGAAGGCCAGCATGTTATTCTAACACAAACAACATTGTCGATGTAACTCTGGGGTAGTACACAATGGGTTTGATTCTTTGGACAAATTCAGTCTCAAACCAAAATCCTTAAAAACCAAACCTCACAATTGTTATTTCAGCTACATGTCGAATTCTTAATCTCACCTCTGAGTATTTTCATTATGACACCTACAAAGGGGTGTAAATATAAAAACGAAATGTGCAGCCTAAGCTTGCTGTGATACAAATAGTACATATTACCTTTTATAGCATTATTGCTGTGCTTTCTGATAAGAGAGGAAATCTGTCTGTGCAGTATGCAGCTGTAGAGTCACAGCagtcaaatgattaaaatcaaCATGTGTTTTCCCTCTGGATGCATCTGACCCTGGTGGTTAGATGCATTTTGTGATCATCATTGTGTGTGGAAATGACATCACCAGTGCTGTCATGAAAAGGAAAGTTGCTGTAGCTAAGTAAGAAAGAACCAGTTAGACCTGGTTAGAACTGCAAACACTCTCTCCATGGTTTTGGTGTCGCAAGTAGCCTATGATAACAATGCCAGTGTTGCCCAGACGGGGCTGAGAACAGACGCTGTGATatctctgggttttttttttctctctccaagaattgttttgtttttgaggaaCAGGATACATCTTGTGATCTGTGGTATACGTGGGTGTCTGGGATCCTATATCAGGTGCTTAGAATGAAGAATGTGTTGCTGAACACTTTTTACCTACAGTGGTGCAcctttatataatatatttatatatacacctgcaaaaaataaaaaacaagacacTTAAATAATGTGCTTTAGCTAAACCACGCAACAGGCAAATATAAATGATTTTAATGTGACTATTCTATATTTTGGTCGCTGTGTAAATGatgtaaaacattaacaaattCAACACGAACAAATGCCATAGAATCTTAATATCCAATCATAACTGAATATGAAATACATGAAATATCTTTCCCTCTCTTAATTCTGCAGAAGATCTTAAGAGCGCCAGTGATTATTGTTTTCACGTGAAACTATTTAATTCTCAATTCTTGGATTTGACCCATTTCAGTGGCTGGTATTTTGTTAGGTCTGATTAAGGTCAAACTCTCTGCTAGCACTGGGACGTTGTTGCTGTTCCCATGTaatacacacatttaatttCTCCCCTAATTTCTCCCCTGTGCTCTAAAATAAGTTGGAGTTGCATTTATAAAACATCCATTGTGGTAGCGTAGTACATCGTAGAATACATTGAGGTGACAGGTGAAACaggtatttaatgatgtaatTGCATCAGTGCTTAGttgtatgattttatttttcctgaTTAACCTGTATGTGTGTCGACAAGACTTAAGATAAACATGAATCATGAGAGTCTGTGCCTTTATAGAGGTGGGAATTACATACATGGCTCATGATAACAATTATATCCTAATACATCTGTAATAATTGATGTATTGTATCCAATCATACATCACAATATGAGATGAAAAACACTTCAATCAggtgtcagtttcacctcttatcatgcttttatttgaacttcttttcactgctgcCTGACATTATCCTGCTGTCTTCTCATTTCCCTCATACATGTCACAAGTGCCATTCTGAGGAGACATGAAGCGGTGATGAAGTGATACAAATTGGAAAGATTGCTGTTTAAAGCgctgtatttaatttaaaaaaaaacaaaaaacaaatattgatgTTTGGCACCAGATATTTGTTAATTGTGTCACACGAGAAAGTGCgatgatatacagtatattgctGCAGCACTATTTTGTTCCACCCCTAGTGCAGCAATACGCCGGGTCTCATATGTTCAATTCTGGACTAAAATGGTTTCTGAAAGTCACTTCCATCTCGATAGTCGAGGCGCTAGCACGGCTAAACTTCctcatttttctgtttgactgtAACTTCTCTTAAAAGACACAAGTGTCCTTGAGTGAAATAAAGGTTGGCTCTGTAATAAATTGGCACTCACAGCGTCCAGGTTCACCTGCAGCTTTTTCAGCCCACGTGTCAGAGT from Labrus bergylta chromosome 17, fLabBer1.1, whole genome shotgun sequence encodes the following:
- the dnlz gene encoding DNL-type zinc finger protein, with protein sequence MFPVSRLFRCRPRLLTRLRPRAAFHRGALGPPGLFPSVDRRSVRTLLPAERYETCRGSARGFSASSSVRKDAIGKVQSTHYQLVYTCEVCSTRSSKKISKQAYHKGVVIVTCPGCENHHIIADNLKWFSDLEGKRNIEEILAAKGETVKRVEGSAALEIVLDESIKENSQRGEDTDKKDNDEEKQ